One part of the Granulicella arctica genome encodes these proteins:
- the gnd gene encoding decarboxylating NADP(+)-dependent phosphogluconate dehydrogenase, whose product MDKATCDIGLIGLAVMGQNLVLNMNDHGYKVAVFNRTVSKVDEFLNDEAKGTQIVGAHSIEELVAQLKTPRRVMLMVKAGDVTDQTIDHVLPYLEKGDILIDGGNSLFTDTNRRTKALADKGILFIGTGVSGGEEGARFGPSIMPGGSPEAWPHVKEIFQAISAKVEDGTPCCDWVGENGAGHYVKMVHNGIEYGDIQLICEAYQLLKDGLGLSADEFAKIFTEWNKGELDSYLIEISATIFGKKDDDGTPIVDKILDTAGQKGTGKWTAISALDLGMPVTLIGESVFARCLSALKDERVQASKFLEGPKKALTVSEKEAFIEDVRRALYCSKMISYAQGYMLLREAAKSEGWNLNMGGIALMWRGGCIIRSAFLGNIKAAYDKNPKLLNLLMDDFFSSALNKYQANWRKAIIHAIEIGVPMPAFSTALSFYDGYRTARLPANLLQAQRDFFGAHTYERIDKPRGEFFHTNWTGRGGRVSSSTYNA is encoded by the coding sequence ATGGACAAGGCAACGTGTGACATTGGCTTGATTGGTCTGGCGGTGATGGGTCAGAACCTGGTGCTGAACATGAACGACCACGGATATAAGGTAGCGGTGTTCAACCGCACCGTGTCGAAGGTCGATGAGTTTCTGAACGACGAAGCGAAGGGGACGCAGATCGTCGGAGCTCATTCGATCGAAGAGTTGGTCGCGCAACTGAAGACTCCGCGCCGCGTAATGCTGATGGTCAAAGCCGGAGATGTCACGGATCAGACAATCGACCATGTCTTGCCGTACCTCGAGAAGGGCGACATTCTTATCGACGGCGGCAACTCGCTCTTCACCGACACGAACCGGCGAACGAAGGCTCTCGCCGACAAAGGCATCCTCTTTATCGGCACCGGAGTCTCCGGCGGCGAAGAAGGAGCGCGCTTCGGGCCATCGATTATGCCGGGAGGCAGTCCCGAGGCGTGGCCGCACGTGAAGGAGATCTTCCAGGCCATCTCCGCTAAGGTGGAGGACGGAACCCCCTGCTGCGACTGGGTCGGTGAAAACGGCGCCGGGCACTATGTCAAGATGGTCCACAACGGCATTGAGTATGGCGATATCCAACTTATCTGCGAGGCTTATCAGCTCCTCAAGGATGGGCTTGGCCTATCCGCCGATGAGTTCGCCAAGATCTTCACCGAATGGAATAAGGGCGAGCTGGATAGCTATCTTATTGAGATTTCGGCCACCATCTTCGGCAAGAAGGACGATGACGGCACACCTATCGTCGACAAGATCCTCGACACCGCAGGCCAAAAGGGCACCGGCAAATGGACCGCCATCTCGGCGCTCGACCTCGGTATGCCCGTCACGCTTATCGGCGAGAGTGTCTTCGCCCGTTGCCTGTCCGCCCTCAAGGACGAGCGCGTGCAGGCTTCGAAGTTCCTCGAAGGACCAAAGAAGGCGCTTACCGTCTCCGAGAAGGAAGCCTTCATCGAAGATGTTCGCCGCGCTCTCTACTGCTCGAAGATGATCAGTTACGCTCAGGGCTACATGCTGCTCCGCGAAGCCGCGAAGTCCGAGGGCTGGAACCTGAACATGGGCGGCATCGCGCTCATGTGGCGTGGTGGCTGCATCATCCGCAGCGCCTTCCTCGGCAATATCAAGGCGGCGTACGACAAGAACCCAAAACTGCTTAACCTATTAATGGACGACTTCTTCTCCAGCGCACTGAACAAGTATCAGGCGAACTGGCGCAAGGCTATCATCCACGCCATCGAGATCGGTGTACCGATGCCGGCATTCTCGACTGCGCTCTCCTTCTACGACGGTTACCGTACCGCCCGGCTTCCCGCCAACCTGCTCCAGGCGCAGCGAGATTTCTTTGGTGCGCATACCTACGAGCGCATCGACAAGCCCCGCGGCGAATTCTTCCATACCAACTGGACGGGTCGCGGAGGACGCGTTTCTTCCTCCACCTACAACGCATAA
- a CDS encoding type II secretion system F family protein: MAEFVIKLADERGRVQEQTHAAATAEELRARFVQAGYYVYSVKSRGALGGGGKKKVKLETFLIFNQQFLTLIRAGLPILGSLELLARRQKMPDFRVQLEDVGSRVKTGESISSAFEAQGGFPIVYTTTLLAGERSGNLEEVLQRFLDFQRVSLTFRKKLKASLIYPALLIVMVIALFIFLITFVVPRFAQLYDQLGTKLPGLTVFLLDLGRYAQKDGIYVGIVAAIVGYLLFRWAKTEGGATTIDRIRISLPIFGNVWLKYQVGLFSRTLSTLLTGGLPLVPSLETAARSIDSKQISNAVYRSVETVREGKGLSVSLQATKIFPELAIEMIEVGESTGALPQMLNSVAEFFEEDVQTNLTAAMSLIEPLILIVMGGVVVTILIALYLPIFSLSAGGASQ; this comes from the coding sequence ATGGCTGAATTTGTTATCAAGCTTGCGGATGAGCGCGGGAGGGTCCAGGAGCAGACCCACGCCGCCGCAACTGCCGAGGAGCTGCGCGCGCGCTTTGTGCAGGCGGGTTACTACGTCTATTCGGTCAAATCGCGGGGCGCTCTAGGGGGCGGCGGAAAAAAAAAGGTTAAACTCGAGACCTTTCTCATCTTCAATCAGCAGTTTCTCACCCTCATCCGGGCCGGCCTGCCTATTCTGGGATCGCTGGAACTGTTGGCACGTCGACAGAAGATGCCGGATTTCCGCGTGCAATTGGAAGACGTCGGCTCGCGGGTCAAGACAGGTGAGTCGATCTCGTCGGCCTTCGAGGCTCAAGGCGGTTTTCCAATCGTCTATACGACAACGCTGCTGGCCGGCGAGCGGTCGGGCAATCTCGAAGAGGTGCTACAGCGCTTCCTGGACTTCCAGCGCGTCTCGCTCACCTTCCGCAAAAAGCTCAAGGCCAGTCTGATCTATCCGGCTCTCCTGATTGTCATGGTCATCGCCCTCTTCATCTTCCTCATCACATTCGTCGTACCCCGCTTCGCGCAGCTCTATGATCAGTTGGGGACAAAACTGCCCGGTCTAACAGTCTTTCTGCTCGACCTCGGCCGATATGCCCAGAAAGACGGCATCTACGTCGGCATTGTTGCCGCGATCGTGGGATACTTGCTGTTTCGCTGGGCCAAGACCGAAGGCGGCGCAACCACGATTGATCGCATCCGCATCAGCCTGCCCATCTTCGGCAACGTCTGGTTGAAATACCAGGTTGGCCTCTTCTCGAGAACTCTGTCTACCCTGCTGACAGGTGGCCTTCCCTTGGTCCCCTCGCTTGAAACCGCCGCCCGGTCGATCGACTCGAAGCAGATCAGCAATGCGGTCTATCGCTCAGTCGAGACGGTCCGCGAGGGCAAAGGGCTCTCAGTCAGCCTCCAAGCGACCAAGATCTTCCCGGAGCTGGCAATCGAGATGATCGAGGTTGGCGAGTCGACCGGTGCTCTCCCGCAGATGCTCAACTCCGTCGCCGAGTTCTTCGAAGAAGACGTACAGACCAACCTGACCGCCGCGATGAGCCTGATCGAACCGCTCATCCTGATCGTCATGGGAGGCGTTGTAGTGACTATCTTGATCGCGCTCTACCTGCCGATCTTCAGTTTGAGCGCAGGTGGAGCTTCGCAATAA
- a CDS encoding type II toxin-antitoxin system Phd/YefM family antitoxin, with amino-acid sequence MRTMAAAKFKATCLAVMDEVEKKREPVVITKNGKPVAKLVPIATATDPIFGFMRGKGVIVGDIVTPVAPLEDWDALK; translated from the coding sequence ATGAGGACAATGGCGGCGGCAAAGTTCAAGGCAACCTGTCTCGCGGTGATGGACGAAGTGGAGAAAAAGCGGGAGCCGGTCGTGATCACGAAGAACGGCAAGCCGGTAGCGAAGCTGGTGCCCATCGCAACCGCGACCGATCCCATCTTCGGCTTTATGCGCGGAAAGGGTGTCATCGTTGGAGATATTGTGACCCCAGTTGCACCCCTTGAAGATTGGGATGCCCTGAAGTGA
- a CDS encoding PilN domain-containing protein translates to MRITINLATRPFVELRPLFARLRLAMAALVVLAVIFGIALHLLNAKASAAQAQMDALKAKTSNFEQERHSNEARMRQPQNMSVLERSQFLNALFAQKSFSWTAVMMDLETVLPAGVQVTSIEPQITKDGDVLIRLRVSGDRDRAVQLVRNLETSHRFLAPRLSNETAQTHDTGNGLAGGPRGVRPAPVETAGIPGGVEFDILSGYNPLPALPVKAAKKASDETPDTKQPASGSQKTTHPKAVAPKAAPVKPSIVKGTTR, encoded by the coding sequence ATGCGGATCACGATCAATCTGGCGACACGCCCCTTCGTCGAACTCCGCCCGCTCTTTGCGCGGCTGCGGCTGGCCATGGCCGCCCTAGTGGTGCTGGCCGTCATCTTCGGCATTGCGCTGCACTTGCTGAACGCCAAAGCCAGCGCGGCCCAGGCACAGATGGATGCGCTCAAGGCGAAGACCTCGAACTTCGAACAGGAGCGGCACTCCAACGAGGCGCGGATGCGCCAGCCACAGAACATGTCCGTCCTCGAGCGGTCGCAGTTCCTTAACGCCCTCTTCGCGCAAAAGAGCTTCAGTTGGACCGCTGTCATGATGGATCTTGAGACCGTCCTGCCCGCTGGAGTACAGGTCACGAGCATCGAGCCGCAGATCACGAAGGATGGCGACGTCCTCATCCGCCTGCGCGTCAGCGGCGATCGCGACCGCGCCGTGCAGCTTGTCCGTAACCTCGAAACCTCACACCGCTTCCTCGCGCCCCGTCTGAGTAATGAGACCGCGCAGACCCACGACACCGGCAACGGCCTCGCCGGAGGACCTCGTGGTGTCAGGCCGGCTCCCGTAGAAACGGCTGGCATCCCCGGCGGCGTAGAGTTCGACATCCTGAGTGGCTACAATCCGCTTCCCGCGCTTCCTGTAAAGGCCGCAAAGAAGGCGAGCGATGAAACCCCGGATACGAAACAACCGGCATCGGGCTCTCAGAAGACGACGCACCCCAAAGCTGTCGCGCCGAAGGCCGCTCCCGTAAAACCCAGCATCGTGAAAGGGACTACACGATGA
- a CDS encoding WD40/YVTN/BNR-like repeat-containing protein: MRLMIALFLLATATLQAQWTLEESHTTASLRGIDNVGGGIVWASGTNGTVLRSEDGGYLWQTCTTPPGAEKLDFRGVQAFDENTAIVMSSGTGDLSRLYKTTDGCQSWKLLFTNPDKDGFWDAIQFSKDRNFGVLLGDPVNNIFVIMLTINGGSKWERQTLKATADIHGEAVFAASNSSLLVPYSGDRFFCTGGSGGPRIISLGAGFTDTGITPRKHLPWETALSAERLKTSTSLPSNGCFALAESQKGSGLIIAVGGDYLKPNDRANTAWTNVFDKTAADAKSMYGFHPAQTPPHGYRSAVVYDAGLKAWITVGPNGTDVSFDDGKDWRALKPSKDDAVDADQGWNALSLPFVVGAKGRIGRLNDNSVIGLRGQ; encoded by the coding sequence ATGCGCCTGATGATCGCTCTGTTTCTGCTCGCCACAGCCACCCTGCAAGCCCAGTGGACGCTCGAAGAGTCCCACACGACGGCCAGCCTGCGTGGCATCGACAATGTTGGCGGCGGAATCGTCTGGGCGAGCGGCACCAACGGGACCGTCCTGCGCTCGGAGGACGGCGGCTATCTCTGGCAGACCTGCACGACCCCACCCGGAGCGGAGAAACTCGACTTCAGGGGTGTTCAGGCCTTCGATGAAAATACGGCTATCGTCATGTCCAGCGGCACAGGCGACCTTTCGCGGTTGTACAAAACCACCGATGGATGCCAGTCGTGGAAGTTGCTGTTTACCAATCCAGATAAGGACGGCTTTTGGGATGCAATTCAGTTTTCAAAAGATCGAAACTTCGGCGTTTTGCTGGGCGATCCGGTTAATAACATCTTCGTTATTATGTTGACGATTAATGGCGGCTCCAAATGGGAGCGGCAGACTCTCAAAGCGACCGCAGACATCCATGGCGAAGCAGTCTTCGCTGCAAGCAATTCTTCGCTACTGGTCCCATATTCTGGAGATCGATTCTTTTGCACGGGTGGATCCGGCGGTCCTCGGATCATTAGCCTGGGTGCTGGGTTCACCGATACCGGAATAACACCGCGTAAGCATCTTCCGTGGGAGACCGCGCTCTCGGCCGAACGGCTCAAAACTTCTACGAGTCTGCCCAGCAACGGGTGCTTCGCTCTAGCGGAAAGTCAAAAAGGATCGGGTTTAATCATTGCCGTCGGTGGCGACTACCTAAAACCAAATGATCGGGCCAATACAGCCTGGACAAATGTCTTTGACAAAACGGCGGCAGATGCCAAGTCGATGTATGGCTTTCATCCAGCCCAGACTCCGCCGCATGGGTATCGGTCAGCTGTTGTCTACGATGCTGGGTTGAAGGCTTGGATTACGGTGGGGCCGAATGGGACGGATGTGTCGTTTGATGATGGGAAGGACTGGCGGGCGTTGAAGCCTTCGAAGGATGATGCTGTGGATGCGGATCAGGGCTGGAATGCGCTTTCGCTGCCGTTCGTGGTTGGGGCGAAGGGGCGGATCGGACGGCTCAATGACAATTCGGTGATCGGGTTGCGTGGGCAGTGA
- a CDS encoding PIN domain-containing protein, with protein MILLDTHIVSWLAFEPENISKKAAEVIAQARLVGDGLGIADMTLWELAMMVSRGRIQPTVPLESFLREIEANFIVFPVSASIAARSMQFTAAYPSDPMDRVIGATALVQGMSLVTADRKIQASKEVPFIW; from the coding sequence GTGATTTTGCTCGATACGCACATTGTCTCCTGGCTCGCATTCGAGCCAGAAAATATATCGAAAAAGGCAGCAGAGGTCATCGCTCAGGCTCGTCTGGTGGGCGATGGTCTCGGCATCGCCGACATGACGCTCTGGGAGTTGGCTATGATGGTCTCGCGGGGGCGCATTCAGCCGACGGTCCCGCTCGAATCGTTCCTGCGGGAGATTGAAGCGAATTTCATCGTATTTCCAGTATCTGCATCGATTGCAGCAAGATCGATGCAGTTCACCGCCGCGTATCCGAGTGATCCAATGGACAGGGTGATCGGAGCGACAGCTTTGGTCCAGGGGATGTCTCTAGTGACCGCCGACAGGAAGATTCAGGCGTCGAAGGAAGTTCCGTTCATCTGGTAG
- a CDS encoding acyltransferase family protein: MRGLAALIVLLEHWRNFLFVDYSQLPAHRLWFALPYLLTSAGHQAVVIFFVMSGYLISGSVFRMLERGTWSWITYLVHRLMRLWVVLLPGLLLCALWDAIGLHLHLAPALYGGAAFNHMTPAVQTVHTLKTFLLNLFFLQGIKSPMFGSDGALWSLANEFWYYILFPLGLLAVYRPSKQAATPIARGVCAILFLALAWFLRHGILQSFPIWLAGTLLCIMPAPRLSSRVRLLAATSYVPILFFLAKARFLSGLTSDYVLTVATFFLLWILLSATEAVRPSLGERTSRELARFSYTLYVVHMPLLVLVTALIVGDRRWVPNLPHVLEAVAVLILALAYAYGVAVLTEFRTDIWRRWVEARLGLNARQDTSTAVSRT; the protein is encoded by the coding sequence CTGCGGGGCCTCGCTGCCCTCATCGTCCTTCTCGAACACTGGCGCAACTTCCTCTTTGTTGATTACTCACAGCTTCCAGCCCATCGACTTTGGTTCGCCCTTCCGTATCTCCTGACCTCCGCCGGTCATCAGGCCGTCGTCATCTTCTTTGTTATGAGCGGCTATCTCATCAGCGGAAGCGTATTCCGCATGCTCGAGCGCGGAACCTGGAGCTGGATCACCTATCTCGTCCACCGTCTGATGCGGCTCTGGGTCGTCCTGCTTCCCGGTCTGCTGCTTTGCGCCCTCTGGGATGCCATCGGCCTTCATCTCCATCTCGCGCCTGCCCTCTATGGGGGAGCTGCCTTCAACCATATGACCCCTGCGGTCCAGACCGTACACACCCTTAAGACCTTCCTGCTCAATCTCTTTTTCCTGCAAGGAATCAAGAGCCCCATGTTCGGCTCCGATGGCGCCCTTTGGAGTCTGGCCAACGAGTTCTGGTATTACATCCTGTTCCCACTCGGATTACTAGCCGTGTATCGCCCCTCGAAGCAGGCCGCGACACCAATTGCCCGGGGTGTCTGCGCGATCCTGTTCCTCGCGCTCGCGTGGTTCCTCCGGCATGGCATTCTGCAAAGCTTCCCCATCTGGCTGGCAGGAACACTACTCTGCATCATGCCTGCTCCCCGGTTGAGCAGCCGTGTGCGTCTGCTCGCCGCCACCAGCTACGTCCCTATTCTCTTTTTTCTGGCAAAGGCTCGCTTTCTCTCCGGACTCACCTCGGACTACGTCCTCACCGTCGCTACCTTCTTCCTCTTGTGGATCCTTCTTTCTGCGACAGAGGCCGTGCGACCATCCCTTGGCGAACGCACGAGCCGCGAACTGGCCCGCTTCTCCTACACCCTCTACGTCGTACACATGCCTTTGCTTGTTCTTGTGACCGCCCTGATCGTCGGAGACCGCCGCTGGGTGCCAAACCTTCCGCATGTGCTTGAAGCCGTTGCCGTCCTCATCCTTGCCCTCGCCTATGCATATGGTGTCGCCGTCCTCACCGAGTTCAGGACGGATATCTGGCGGCGCTGGGTCGAGGCCAGGCTAGGGCTCAACGCCCGGCAGGACACCTCAACCGCCGTAAGCCGCACTTGA
- a CDS encoding HesB/IscA family protein yields the protein MSTATVTPTAEVVTATPASTTPVTLTPAAIVKVKEIMATQDPIPAGLRIGVVGGGCSGFQYSMSFENQSGMMDKVYKFEDLKVFVDATSAMYLSNCTVDYVETLEAAGFKFENAAVKSTCGCGSSFSV from the coding sequence ATGTCCACCGCAACTGTTACGCCAACCGCAGAAGTTGTTACCGCGACCCCTGCCTCCACGACTCCCGTGACGCTGACGCCGGCTGCAATCGTGAAGGTTAAGGAGATCATGGCGACACAGGACCCGATTCCGGCCGGTCTGCGCATCGGTGTGGTCGGCGGCGGATGCTCCGGTTTCCAGTACTCGATGTCGTTCGAGAACCAGAGCGGCATGATGGACAAGGTGTACAAGTTCGAAGACCTAAAGGTCTTTGTCGACGCGACCTCCGCCATGTACCTCAGCAACTGCACCGTAGACTACGTCGAGACTCTCGAGGCTGCTGGCTTCAAGTTCGAAAATGCCGCTGTGAAGAGCACCTGCGGGTGCGGATCATCCTTTAGTGTCTAA
- a CDS encoding GspE/PulE family protein, producing the protein MANVPLAIPLSEMGMDEVERAQQLARRYHAEFVDLKNFKIQHELFKSVPVDMMFRYNFVPLEQAEGRLAIAVSDPSKLMVLDEISGLLGQRLVTRVATLSQITDLLKKTEQSQRVLDEASEGLAFDVLSSEDNADENISIERLTGEDDISPIIRLVDTTIFTALERRASDIHLETFDDCLLVKYRIDGVLQQAMAPIAREHHQTILSRIKVMSELDIAERRVPQDGRFRVRYKGRLIDFRVSIMPTVHGENAVLRVLDKESMSEKFTKLSLDVVGFAEKDLTRFRRYIKEPYGMVLVTGPTGSGKTTTLYAALNEIKSEEDKIITIEDPVEYQIRGITQIPVNEKKGLTFARGLRSILRHDPDKILVGEIRDAETAQIAINSALTGHLVFTTVHANNVVDVLGRFLNMGVEPYNFVSALNCILAQRLVRTVCEFCVREVHYTDTELEINGLDPAEWQGFAFREGPGCMECGGTGFRGRSAIHELLELDDEIREMLLAKKPGSEIRKKAKDKGMAFLRDSAIDRVREGVTTLKEINKVTFIEAGR; encoded by the coding sequence ATGGCAAACGTTCCGCTGGCGATACCGCTGAGTGAGATGGGCATGGACGAGGTGGAACGCGCACAGCAGTTAGCGCGCCGCTACCACGCGGAGTTTGTCGATCTGAAGAACTTCAAGATCCAGCATGAGCTCTTCAAATCCGTCCCCGTGGACATGATGTTCCGGTACAACTTCGTGCCGCTGGAGCAGGCAGAGGGCCGACTCGCCATCGCCGTCAGCGATCCCTCAAAGCTCATGGTACTCGACGAGATCTCCGGGCTGCTCGGCCAACGGCTCGTCACCCGCGTTGCCACGCTCTCGCAGATCACCGATCTCCTCAAAAAAACCGAGCAGTCCCAGCGTGTGCTCGACGAAGCCAGCGAGGGCCTCGCCTTCGACGTGCTCTCAAGCGAGGACAACGCCGACGAGAACATCTCCATCGAGCGTCTCACCGGCGAGGACGACATCTCGCCGATCATCCGCCTCGTCGATACCACCATCTTTACTGCACTCGAGCGTCGCGCCTCTGATATCCACCTCGAGACCTTCGACGACTGCCTACTGGTCAAGTACCGCATCGACGGCGTACTCCAGCAGGCCATGGCCCCTATCGCTCGCGAGCATCACCAGACCATTCTCTCCCGCATCAAGGTCATGAGCGAGCTGGACATCGCAGAACGCCGCGTCCCCCAAGACGGACGTTTCCGCGTCCGCTACAAGGGCCGCCTCATCGACTTCCGCGTCTCCATTATGCCCACCGTGCATGGCGAAAACGCCGTCCTCCGCGTCCTCGACAAGGAGTCGATGTCGGAGAAATTTACGAAACTTTCACTCGATGTCGTAGGCTTCGCAGAGAAAGACCTCACCCGCTTCCGCCGCTATATTAAGGAGCCCTACGGCATGGTGCTTGTAACCGGGCCCACCGGCTCCGGCAAGACCACGACTCTCTATGCCGCACTCAACGAGATCAAGTCCGAAGAGGATAAGATCATCACCATCGAAGACCCGGTAGAGTACCAAATTCGGGGCATCACGCAGATCCCGGTCAACGAAAAAAAGGGCCTCACCTTTGCACGAGGTCTTCGCTCCATCCTCCGTCACGACCCCGACAAGATCCTCGTCGGAGAAATCCGTGACGCCGAGACCGCGCAGATCGCCATCAACTCCGCGCTCACCGGACACCTCGTCTTCACCACCGTCCACGCCAACAACGTGGTGGACGTGCTCGGCCGCTTCCTTAATATGGGCGTCGAGCCCTACAACTTCGTCTCTGCGCTCAACTGCATCCTTGCTCAGCGTCTCGTCCGTACCGTCTGCGAGTTCTGCGTCCGCGAGGTCCACTATACCGACACCGAGCTCGAGATCAATGGCCTCGACCCTGCCGAGTGGCAGGGCTTCGCCTTCCGCGAGGGGCCCGGCTGCATGGAGTGCGGCGGAACTGGCTTTCGCGGCCGCTCCGCCATCCACGAGCTGCTCGAGCTCGACGACGAGATCCGCGAGATGCTGCTCGCTAAAAAGCCCGGCAGCGAGATTCGCAAGAAAGCAAAGGACAAAGGGATGGCTTTCCTACGCGACTCCGCCATCGACCGCGTCCGCGAGGGAGTCACCACACTCAAAGAGATCAACAAGGTCACGTTTATCGAGGCAGGACGATAG
- a CDS encoding type II secretion system protein, translated as MRTPATRPEEQGFMLVGLIVAIFLILLVLSIAAPKVARGLRREREVEAVHRGNQYVRAVQVYYRKVGHYPGSLEQLEKTNNIRFLRRRYEDPMTGKPDWKLIHLGEAKTTVKGFFGQPLNGLAGSGGLGSAAGMSSGIGSGNSNSSTFGSSSSGSSSFGSASSGPTSSGSSTSSSGSDTPPSTFGSSGSSGSTGFSSQSATSFQGTGAPIMGVGSAASGNSIIVLNEQTTYPTWEFIYDPRIEQLKAKASLFGGGMTSTSASSLGSAAPSSGFGSSTGSGFGSSTTSGTNSTSGTSTTGSGSTGTGTQPQPQ; from the coding sequence ATGAGGACTCCAGCGACGCGCCCGGAAGAACAGGGTTTCATGCTCGTCGGGCTCATCGTCGCCATCTTCCTCATCTTGCTGGTCCTCTCGATTGCCGCACCAAAGGTTGCCCGAGGGCTGCGTCGCGAGCGCGAGGTCGAAGCTGTGCATCGTGGCAACCAGTACGTGCGCGCAGTACAGGTCTACTATCGCAAGGTCGGCCACTACCCCGGCTCCCTTGAGCAGCTCGAGAAGACGAACAACATCCGCTTCCTGCGTCGGCGATACGAAGACCCCATGACCGGAAAGCCCGACTGGAAGCTGATCCATCTTGGCGAAGCGAAGACGACGGTGAAGGGCTTCTTCGGCCAGCCGCTGAACGGACTCGCAGGCTCAGGCGGTCTCGGCAGCGCGGCGGGCATGTCCTCCGGAATAGGTTCGGGGAACTCCAACTCGTCGACCTTCGGCTCATCTTCGTCGGGATCGTCCTCCTTCGGCTCTGCCTCTTCTGGGCCTACCTCGTCTGGATCATCCACCTCGAGTTCAGGCTCCGACACGCCGCCCTCGACATTCGGTTCGTCCGGTTCATCCGGCTCGACCGGCTTCAGCAGCCAATCCGCCACCAGCTTTCAGGGGACCGGCGCGCCCATCATGGGAGTTGGCAGCGCCGCATCCGGTAACTCCATCATTGTGTTGAACGAGCAGACAACCTATCCCACCTGGGAGTTCATCTACGATCCCCGCATCGAGCAGTTGAAAGCAAAGGCCAGTCTCTTCGGCGGAGGAATGACCTCTACGAGTGCGTCTTCCCTTGGTTCTGCCGCTCCCAGCTCTGGATTCGGTAGCTCCACGGGTTCCGGATTCGGCAGCAGCACAACATCCGGCACCAACAGCACCAGTGGTACAAGCACCACCGGCTCAGGCAGCACCGGGACGGGGACCCAGCCCCAGCCCCAGTAA